Proteins from one Geomonas agri genomic window:
- a CDS encoding aminotransferase gives MKFPVSELIERVHPPPISEVKGWLAAANPKLALIDLCQAIPDYPPPPELIDHLEQVMRDPLTSRYSIDEGLPEVREAVCRGYRRLYDACIDPSQICLTIGASQALWLAMVTLCRAGDEVIVQLPAYFDHPMALAVLGIRCVFAPFDESTGGLPDVAAIAGLITDKTRAILLVTPSNPTGAVIPPETINELHQLARRHNVALVLDETYNSFITGGVRPHDLFRDPCWGDHFVHIASFGKTFALTGYRAGMLAASSTFIEHALKAQDTMAVCQPRVTQHAVQYGLDHLSEWVAQNRVMMERRHEVFRGEMTKPGNPFRLVASGPFFGWVAHPCAGRTGREVAKRLVEESGMLLLPGEVFGPGLEGYLRLAFGNIKEEVIPEAVQRFRDFKS, from the coding sequence ATGAAGTTTCCCGTTTCGGAACTGATAGAGAGGGTCCACCCGCCGCCGATCTCGGAGGTGAAGGGATGGCTGGCGGCCGCCAACCCGAAGCTTGCACTGATCGACCTGTGCCAGGCGATCCCGGATTACCCGCCCCCGCCCGAACTGATCGACCACCTTGAACAGGTGATGCGCGACCCGCTCACCTCACGCTACAGCATCGACGAGGGGCTCCCCGAGGTGCGCGAGGCGGTCTGCCGCGGCTACCGACGGCTCTACGACGCCTGCATCGACCCATCCCAGATCTGCCTCACTATCGGGGCCAGCCAGGCGCTCTGGCTCGCCATGGTGACCCTCTGCCGAGCCGGCGACGAAGTCATCGTGCAGCTCCCCGCCTACTTTGACCACCCTATGGCGCTCGCCGTCCTCGGCATCCGCTGCGTGTTCGCACCCTTCGACGAATCGACCGGAGGCTTGCCCGACGTCGCGGCCATCGCCGGGCTGATCACGGACAAGACGCGCGCCATCCTCCTGGTTACCCCCAGTAACCCCACCGGCGCCGTTATCCCGCCCGAGACCATCAACGAACTCCACCAGTTGGCCCGGCGCCACAACGTGGCGCTGGTGCTGGACGAGACCTACAACAGTTTCATCACCGGCGGCGTCCGTCCCCACGACCTGTTTCGGGATCCTTGTTGGGGCGACCACTTCGTTCACATCGCCTCCTTTGGCAAGACCTTCGCGCTCACCGGCTACCGCGCCGGGATGTTGGCCGCATCAAGCACGTTCATCGAGCATGCCCTCAAGGCGCAGGACACCATGGCGGTCTGCCAGCCCCGGGTCACCCAGCACGCGGTGCAGTACGGTCTGGACCATCTTTCCGAGTGGGTGGCACAAAACCGGGTCATGATGGAGCGGCGCCACGAGGTGTTCCGGGGCGAGATGACCAAGCCCGGCAACCCGTTCCGGCTAGTGGCGAGCGGTCCCTTCTTTGGGTGGGTGGCGCATCCTTGTGCGGGGCGGACGGGACGGGAGGTGGCAAAGCGGCTGGTTGAGGAGTCGGGGATGCTGCTTCTTCCCGGCGAGGTGTTCGGGCCGGGGTTGGAGGGGTACCTGAGGCTGGCCTTCGGGAACATCAAGGAGGAAGTCATCCCCGAGGCGGTGCAGCGGTTCCGGGACTTCAAAAGTTGA
- a CDS encoding alpha/beta fold hydrolase, translating to MSYITVGKENSCNIDLYYEDLGDGQPVVLIHGWPLSGRSWERQVPALLGAGYRVVTYDRRGFGQSGRPSTGYDYDTLAADLNALLNALDLRDAVLVGFSMGGGEVARYLGRYGSERIQKAVFMAAVTPFLLKRPDNPAGLDSDIFQGIRQGIRSDRLSFLTSFLGNFYNVHAFGGKKVSEEVLRLSWSIAAMASPIATLSCVHSWLTDFREDLLSIKIPTLVMHGDDDRILPFAATGSRTHEAIEGSRLIVVAGAPHGLNWTHAEEVNDGLIDFLQEAL from the coding sequence ATGAGCTACATCACCGTGGGGAAGGAGAATTCCTGCAACATCGACCTTTATTACGAGGATTTGGGAGACGGGCAGCCGGTGGTGCTGATCCACGGCTGGCCGCTCAGCGGCAGGTCGTGGGAGCGGCAGGTGCCCGCGCTGCTGGGGGCGGGATATCGGGTGGTGACCTACGACCGGCGCGGCTTTGGGCAGTCGGGGCGGCCGTCGACCGGCTACGACTACGACACACTGGCGGCCGACCTGAACGCCCTTTTGAATGCACTGGACCTGCGCGACGCGGTGTTGGTGGGATTCTCGATGGGAGGCGGCGAGGTGGCGCGCTACCTGGGACGCTATGGTTCCGAGCGCATCCAGAAGGCGGTGTTTATGGCGGCGGTGACGCCGTTCCTGCTGAAGCGGCCGGACAATCCGGCGGGGCTGGACAGCGACATCTTCCAGGGGATCCGGCAGGGAATAAGGAGCGACCGGCTCTCTTTTTTGACCAGCTTTCTCGGTAACTTCTACAACGTGCATGCGTTTGGGGGGAAGAAGGTGAGCGAAGAGGTGCTTAGGCTTAGCTGGAGCATCGCGGCCATGGCCTCGCCCATCGCGACGCTCTCGTGCGTGCATTCCTGGCTCACCGATTTCCGGGAGGACCTGTTGAGCATCAAGATCCCGACCCTGGTCATGCACGGCGACGATGACCGGATCCTCCCCTTCGCCGCCACCGGGAGCCGGACCCACGAAGCGATCGAGGGAAGCCGTCTCATCGTCGTCGCCGGCGCCCCGCACGGCCTCAACTGGACCCACGCAGAGGAGGTCAACGATGGGCTGATCGATTTCCTGCAGGAAGCACTTTAA
- a CDS encoding multicopper oxidase domain-containing protein, whose protein sequence is MDRLRTTLVACLATLVITLWGLAPPPAQAIDETKVPHYFGPAPNWALSPLPTVDPFTGAVSGGIKKFVNKLPGLGESNANDLGQYLPVAVADTTTYPGSDYYEIGVVQYRQKMHSDLPPTLLRGYVQLSTTVVPGNQVALTNAMVDGTTVSVAGYTGVTPPNYLGPVIVAQKDRPVRILFRNLLPNGAGGDLFLPVDSTMMGSGMGPMSMMTPMDAGTVTDDVRNPMCTANPKSDMCFKDNRATLHLHGGVTPWISDGTPHQWTTPKDEMTPWPAGVSVKNVPDMPDPGPGAITFFYTNQQSARLMFYHDHAWGITRLNVYAGEAAGYVIQDETEQALITKGLIPDGNSTIPLIIQDRTFVPQGDKVARTGQLYDQDPTWDADRWGGFGNLWYHHVYMPAQNPSDPSGMSAFGRWMYGPWFWPPAKPVYPPIKNPRFNMDPATAFTTPLAKPCDLNDSTTWQYQTDPFCEPEMIPGTPNISVGMEQFNDTPVVNGTVYPYTTVDPKAYRLRILNAANDRFFNLQMYEADVNTASASVNADGNPIGGTEVAFKVAELAAAQLDPNVFPTPDTNLSPKGPDWIQIGSEGGFLPAPAVIPPQPITWITDPTRFDVGNVDQHSLALAPAERADVIVDFSKYAGKTLILYNDAPAAYPARVASYDYYTGAPDLSPVGAPGVIPGYGPNTRTVMQIRVNPLPDPTVTPAAFDLTSLQAAFAHQADGSGVFESGQHPIIVGQAAYNSAYGTNFPAASWCNAPGSAKQSCDGFARISDQGGDLFGFNTLAAPTTKFQIPLQPKALHDEMNAVAFDEFGRMTANIGVEAVPAAPGAQNVVLYPYVNPATELIDGTNLPKGDLNITPITTQDGTQIWKITHNGVDTHPIHFHLYDVQVINRVTWDNIIIPPDANELGWKDTVRVSPLEDTIVALRPIVPTLPFEIPNSIRMLNPMMPAGSTAMFEPTDVSGNPTNAIINQLVNFGWEYVWHCHILSHEEMDMMRPVSLALPPKQADGLAFTTSGNGNKARLTLNWNDNSISETSYVVRKTTDGTTWTTVGTIASPLDQANTTGIKTLQDPAVYSPSVVTEYQVLALNTVGYGGQMPSMTVQSASAPLFTGSAPVAPTNMTAVLAAGPKVTITFTDNATTETGFVLERSVNGGAFTLLAKLPARTGTGSVTYTDNLTLSAADATYVYRVAAVNVAGLSGYAVSPTILLPAQPAAPGNFTATNGANSGNSRSVVLNWQDLSSNETGFTIQRATDSAFTKNLNSVNLNAGVTTLTQTGLARNTKYWYRIRSNNGAIVSSGWVNATPFPITTNP, encoded by the coding sequence ATGGACAGGCTGAGAACAACATTGGTGGCGTGCCTGGCAACGCTGGTGATCACGCTATGGGGACTGGCTCCTCCACCAGCACAGGCTATCGACGAAACGAAAGTACCCCATTATTTCGGACCGGCTCCCAACTGGGCGCTGAGCCCGCTGCCGACGGTCGACCCGTTTACCGGTGCAGTCTCCGGCGGCATCAAAAAGTTCGTGAACAAGCTGCCCGGCCTGGGCGAGAGCAACGCGAACGACCTCGGTCAGTACCTCCCGGTTGCCGTCGCGGACACCACGACCTACCCGGGATCGGACTACTACGAGATCGGCGTGGTGCAGTACCGCCAGAAGATGCACTCCGACCTGCCGCCGACCCTGCTGCGTGGCTACGTTCAACTTTCCACGACGGTCGTCCCCGGCAACCAGGTTGCCCTCACCAACGCCATGGTTGACGGCACCACCGTGTCCGTCGCCGGCTACACCGGCGTGACTCCCCCTAATTACCTCGGACCGGTCATCGTGGCCCAGAAGGACCGTCCGGTAAGGATCCTGTTCCGCAACCTGCTCCCCAATGGCGCAGGTGGCGACCTGTTCCTCCCCGTCGACTCCACCATGATGGGTTCGGGCATGGGACCGATGTCGATGATGACTCCGATGGACGCCGGTACGGTAACCGACGACGTGCGCAACCCGATGTGCACCGCCAACCCCAAATCCGACATGTGCTTCAAGGACAACAGGGCGACCCTGCACCTCCACGGCGGCGTGACCCCCTGGATCAGCGACGGTACCCCGCACCAGTGGACCACCCCCAAAGACGAAATGACGCCCTGGCCGGCCGGCGTGAGCGTGAAGAACGTTCCGGACATGCCCGATCCGGGCCCCGGCGCCATCACCTTCTTCTACACCAACCAGCAGAGCGCACGTCTCATGTTCTATCATGACCACGCCTGGGGCATCACCCGTCTCAACGTCTACGCGGGTGAGGCTGCCGGCTACGTGATCCAGGACGAGACCGAGCAGGCACTGATCACCAAGGGGCTCATCCCCGACGGCAACAGCACCATTCCGCTCATCATTCAGGACCGCACCTTCGTACCGCAGGGCGACAAGGTTGCCCGCACGGGCCAGCTCTATGACCAAGACCCGACTTGGGATGCCGACCGCTGGGGTGGCTTCGGCAACCTCTGGTACCACCACGTCTACATGCCCGCGCAAAACCCGAGCGACCCGAGCGGCATGAGCGCTTTCGGCCGCTGGATGTACGGCCCCTGGTTCTGGCCCCCGGCCAAGCCGGTGTACCCGCCGATCAAGAACCCGCGCTTCAACATGGATCCGGCGACCGCCTTCACCACGCCACTCGCCAAACCGTGCGACCTGAATGACTCCACCACCTGGCAATACCAGACCGACCCGTTCTGCGAGCCTGAGATGATTCCTGGTACCCCGAACATTTCGGTGGGGATGGAGCAGTTCAACGACACGCCGGTCGTCAACGGCACCGTCTACCCGTACACCACGGTCGATCCCAAGGCGTACCGTCTGCGCATCCTGAACGCCGCCAACGACCGCTTCTTCAACCTGCAGATGTACGAAGCCGACGTCAACACCGCCAGCGCCTCCGTGAATGCCGACGGCAACCCGATCGGCGGTACCGAGGTGGCCTTCAAGGTGGCCGAACTCGCCGCAGCACAGCTCGACCCGAACGTGTTCCCGACTCCGGACACCAACCTCTCCCCGAAGGGCCCGGACTGGATCCAGATCGGCAGCGAGGGCGGCTTCCTCCCGGCACCGGCCGTGATCCCGCCGCAGCCCATCACCTGGATCACCGATCCCACCCGCTTCGACGTGGGTAACGTGGACCAGCACTCCCTGGCGCTGGCACCGGCTGAAAGGGCCGACGTGATCGTCGACTTCTCCAAGTACGCTGGCAAGACGCTGATCCTCTACAACGACGCCCCGGCTGCCTACCCGGCACGCGTGGCAAGCTACGACTACTACACCGGCGCCCCCGACCTCTCTCCGGTCGGTGCACCTGGCGTAATCCCGGGCTACGGCCCCAACACCAGGACCGTGATGCAGATCCGGGTTAACCCGCTGCCGGATCCGACCGTGACCCCGGCCGCCTTCGACCTCACCTCGCTGCAGGCAGCGTTCGCGCACCAGGCCGACGGCTCCGGCGTCTTCGAATCCGGCCAGCACCCGATCATCGTCGGCCAGGCAGCCTACAACTCGGCCTACGGCACCAACTTCCCGGCAGCCAGCTGGTGCAACGCTCCGGGGAGCGCCAAGCAGTCTTGCGACGGTTTCGCTCGCATCTCGGACCAGGGCGGCGACCTGTTCGGTTTCAACACCCTGGCCGCGCCGACCACGAAGTTCCAGATCCCGCTGCAGCCCAAAGCGCTGCACGACGAGATGAACGCAGTTGCCTTCGACGAATTCGGCAGGATGACCGCCAACATCGGCGTCGAGGCCGTTCCGGCGGCCCCGGGCGCACAGAACGTAGTGCTCTACCCGTACGTCAACCCGGCCACCGAGCTGATCGACGGCACCAACCTGCCCAAGGGGGACCTGAACATCACCCCGATCACGACCCAGGATGGCACCCAGATCTGGAAAATCACCCATAACGGCGTGGACACCCACCCGATCCACTTCCACCTCTACGACGTGCAGGTAATCAACCGCGTGACCTGGGACAACATCATCATCCCGCCGGATGCCAACGAGCTCGGCTGGAAAGACACCGTGCGCGTCAGCCCGCTGGAAGACACCATCGTCGCCCTGAGGCCGATCGTTCCGACGCTGCCGTTCGAGATCCCGAACAGCATCAGGATGCTCAACCCGATGATGCCGGCCGGCTCCACCGCGATGTTCGAGCCCACCGACGTCTCCGGCAACCCGACCAACGCCATCATCAACCAGCTGGTCAACTTCGGGTGGGAATACGTATGGCATTGCCACATCCTGAGCCACGAAGAGATGGACATGATGCGTCCGGTCTCCCTGGCCCTGCCGCCGAAGCAGGCTGACGGCTTGGCCTTCACCACATCCGGCAACGGCAACAAGGCGCGGCTCACCTTGAACTGGAACGACAACTCCATCAGCGAGACCTCCTACGTGGTCCGCAAAACTACCGACGGCACAACCTGGACCACCGTGGGGACCATCGCCTCTCCGCTGGACCAGGCCAACACCACCGGTATCAAGACCCTGCAGGATCCGGCGGTCTACAGCCCGAGCGTGGTCACCGAGTACCAAGTACTGGCACTGAACACCGTCGGCTACGGCGGCCAGATGCCGAGCATGACCGTGCAGTCGGCCTCGGCACCGCTCTTCACCGGTAGCGCCCCGGTCGCACCGACCAACATGACCGCGGTTCTGGCAGCCGGCCCGAAGGTGACTATCACCTTCACCGACAACGCGACCACCGAAACCGGCTTCGTACTTGAGCGCTCCGTGAACGGCGGTGCCTTCACCCTGCTGGCCAAGCTTCCGGCCCGCACCGGGACCGGCAGCGTGACCTACACCGACAACCTGACCCTCTCGGCAGCCGACGCCACCTACGTCTACCGCGTCGCCGCCGTGAACGTCGCCGGCCTCTCCGGGTACGCCGTTTCCCCGACCATCCTGCTCCCGGCACAGCCGGCCGCACCGGGGAACTTCACTGCCACCAACGGCGCTAACAGCGGCAACAGCAGGAGCGTGGTCCTTAATTGGCAGGATCTTTCCAGCAACGAAACCGGCTTCACCATCCAGAGAGCCACCGACTCGGCCTTCACCAAGAACCTGAACAGTGTCAACCTCAATGCCGGGGTGACCACCCTGACCCAGACCGGGCTTGCCCGCAACACCAAGTACTGGTACCGGATCAGGTCCAATAACGGCGCTATCGTTTCCTCCGGATGGGTGAACGCTACTCCGTTCCCCATCACCACCAACCCGTAG
- a CDS encoding methyl-accepting chemotaxis protein — protein MTIKSKLILNAGIVLLAVAAVSVASFFSMNSIRGKLSYLTEKSTPFQLRTMEFQRALQGSTADLVKVAAARNEAEFAAARKEAEKSLAEVQGAQQKLEAVSGEKLEASTEFGSIAQELYATMTARLASERESAQAHTLILQKGQEASARLQELEGKVRVLQRSSSSSYAAANDEADKTSKNIASIETLKVSLKELRFLLYDMQRAPEKKQIFSQYAGALKKVQQNSNIRYNKRIGAQFATFTAKAELLAKTLAEGGDPRRGEAQLKEALEALSEVDDEIEDEVDKAQLQVGKLSGKLPGYLSRANAAVDVLSINTELVSLGKSLEGLAGRFFFANTPAELDAVAAEFDGRYARLGQVEKAVATQLKAAGAQNEVRILSGVTASLAAIRTTVFAQDGILVKLRQKMQLEQQAERGSARLREVVAKQAEKGKKTVSTAQEGQEQAIGTVNRTIRFSMTLILVIAACTGVLGNVVGVWIFRSITRPIQQLTALAEQAAEGNLAISIDGDRKDEIGRVQLAMSRMLASLRNVVGRIGDATCTLASSSEQMTATAGVLEDGAARQAHRVEESALSMAQMTATTVEMAQSASTTAGAADTMMEIAVAGKQAMQQTTEQLQRFAQTFSETAGMVEQLSGQSAQICEIGVLIRDIADQTNLLALNAAIEAARAGEQGRGFAVVADNVRELAERTAAATAEIDHTVKAMQDSVNRSVRKMSEERTSVDTIMSRVQGTEEAIDHIATYVEQVHEMVRRIAVATEEQSATSTEVGHNVDEIAGLTRELRTACSGIRESSAGLSCLAGELKGMVEWFRV, from the coding sequence ATGACCATCAAATCGAAGTTGATCCTCAACGCCGGCATCGTCCTGCTGGCGGTCGCCGCAGTCTCCGTCGCAAGCTTCTTCAGCATGAACTCCATCAGGGGAAAACTCTCCTATCTCACGGAAAAAAGCACGCCGTTCCAACTGCGCACCATGGAGTTCCAGCGAGCGCTGCAAGGGTCCACGGCCGACCTGGTCAAGGTAGCCGCCGCCCGCAACGAGGCAGAGTTCGCCGCGGCGAGGAAAGAGGCGGAGAAATCGCTGGCCGAGGTACAAGGTGCGCAGCAGAAATTGGAAGCCGTCTCCGGGGAAAAGCTGGAAGCGTCGACGGAATTCGGCAGCATCGCCCAGGAACTCTACGCCACCATGACCGCGCGATTGGCTTCGGAAAGGGAATCAGCCCAAGCCCATACCCTGATCCTGCAAAAAGGCCAGGAGGCAAGCGCACGCCTTCAGGAGCTGGAGGGCAAGGTCAGGGTGCTGCAGCGTTCCAGTTCATCCTCCTACGCCGCCGCCAACGACGAGGCCGACAAGACCTCCAAGAACATCGCCAGCATCGAGACGCTCAAGGTCTCCCTCAAGGAGTTGAGGTTCCTGCTCTACGACATGCAGCGGGCCCCCGAGAAAAAGCAGATCTTCAGCCAGTACGCAGGCGCGCTGAAAAAGGTACAGCAAAACAGCAACATCCGGTACAACAAGCGGATCGGCGCCCAGTTCGCCACCTTTACCGCCAAGGCCGAGCTGCTGGCCAAGACGCTGGCGGAAGGAGGCGACCCGCGCCGGGGGGAAGCGCAACTCAAGGAGGCGCTCGAGGCACTGAGCGAGGTGGACGACGAGATCGAGGACGAGGTGGACAAGGCGCAACTCCAGGTCGGGAAACTATCGGGCAAACTCCCAGGCTACCTGTCGCGCGCGAACGCCGCGGTTGACGTCCTGTCCATAAACACCGAACTGGTCTCCCTGGGCAAGTCACTCGAGGGACTGGCCGGGCGTTTTTTCTTCGCCAACACACCTGCTGAACTGGACGCAGTTGCCGCGGAGTTCGACGGGCGCTACGCGCGTCTGGGGCAGGTCGAGAAAGCGGTCGCGACCCAGCTGAAGGCGGCGGGGGCCCAAAACGAAGTGCGCATTCTGAGCGGCGTGACCGCCTCCCTGGCCGCCATACGCACCACGGTGTTCGCACAGGACGGTATCCTGGTCAAGCTGCGCCAGAAGATGCAGCTCGAGCAGCAAGCGGAACGGGGATCAGCCCGGTTGCGCGAGGTGGTGGCGAAGCAGGCGGAAAAGGGGAAAAAGACGGTGTCGACCGCACAGGAGGGGCAGGAGCAGGCGATCGGAACCGTGAACCGGACCATACGCTTCAGCATGACCCTGATCCTGGTCATCGCCGCCTGCACCGGAGTCCTGGGAAACGTGGTGGGGGTGTGGATCTTCCGGAGCATCACCCGCCCCATCCAGCAGTTGACTGCGCTGGCGGAACAGGCGGCGGAAGGGAACCTGGCCATCAGCATTGATGGGGACCGCAAGGACGAGATCGGGCGCGTTCAACTTGCCATGTCGCGCATGCTGGCCAGTCTCAGGAACGTGGTGGGGAGGATCGGCGACGCCACCTGCACCCTCGCCAGCAGTTCCGAACAGATGACCGCCACGGCCGGGGTGCTCGAGGACGGAGCGGCACGCCAGGCGCACCGGGTGGAGGAGTCGGCGCTCTCCATGGCACAGATGACAGCCACCACCGTCGAGATGGCCCAGAGCGCCTCGACCACCGCCGGCGCTGCCGATACCATGATGGAAATCGCTGTTGCCGGGAAACAGGCCATGCAGCAGACCACCGAACAGTTGCAACGCTTTGCGCAGACCTTTTCCGAAACGGCGGGGATGGTGGAACAGTTGAGCGGGCAGTCGGCGCAGATCTGCGAGATCGGGGTCCTGATCCGGGACATCGCCGACCAGACCAATCTGCTGGCGCTCAACGCCGCCATCGAGGCGGCACGTGCCGGTGAGCAGGGGAGAGGTTTCGCGGTGGTCGCGGACAACGTCAGGGAGCTTGCCGAACGGACCGCAGCGGCCACCGCCGAAATCGACCACACCGTGAAAGCCATGCAGGACAGCGTGAACCGGTCGGTGCGCAAGATGAGCGAGGAGCGCACCTCGGTCGACACCATCATGAGCCGGGTCCAGGGGACCGAGGAAGCCATAGACCACATCGCCACTTACGTGGAGCAGGTGCACGAGATGGTGCGTCGCATCGCGGTTGCCACCGAGGAGCAATCGGCAACCAGCACCGAGGTTGGCCACAACGTGGACGAGATCGCGGGGCTCACCAGGGAGTTGCGTACGGCCTGCAGTGGTATCCGGGAATCCTCCGCCGGACTTTCCTGCCTGGCCGGAGAACTGAAAGGTATGGTGGAGTGGTTCCGGGTCTGA
- a CDS encoding phosphoenolpyruvate carboxylase — MPDADAAIPEKLQRDLDYLMDCLAEMFNGLGESQLAACLPKTGSMAPSEDCKFVRAWSIAFQLLSMAEENFAVQTRRAVETSQGLVAEPGLWGRVLEKLNKSGVPQDQVAELLGQIRVEPVLTAHPTEAKRASVLRHLRELYLLLVKRENTVWTPLERDDIREEIVTMLERLWRTGEIHLEKPQVLNELAAIIYHLREIFPQVIPILDKRICRAWREAGLPRPLSPLTDRLPRVSFSTWVGGDRDGHPLVTADVTQATLRELRLNALMLIHGQLTTLGSRLSISRLLLPPPPELTRRLETLAAPTGTLGVEALKRNPEEPWRQLVNLMKAKLPVDVSGGEEMLCGDAGSRYCHSRELEDDLRLLRDTLVASGATRLALADVVPVLRSVEVFGFHLASLDIRQNSAFHDKAVEQLLAAAGLVERGFSQWQEPERLAFLDRELASPRPFLLPGAKPGKEAESVISCYRVLAAQIRDYGPDSLGALIVSMTRSLSDLLVVYLLAREAGLVVSTGEGLASLLPVVPLFETIKDLEGSAAILEQFLAHPMTRRTLAQLGGEQPVQQVMVGYSDSNKDGGIMASLWGLYRAQEAMLAAARRQGVSLRFFHGRGGTISRGAGPTSRFLRGLPDGSAAGDLRLTEQGEVISQKYSNPLNAAYHLELLLAGTAGVSIPQRDRPGPGHPLEPVMDRLAQRSRLAYQQLLESDGFVTFFREATPIDVIESSSIGSRPARRTAQASLADLRAIPWVFSWSQARYFLSGWYGIGFALEELMNHDPALFGKLVRNCQSWTVLHYIVSNAATSVASANLGIMSNYAELVRDAAIREPIFVTIADEYRRTMRMLEEIYGGSLAERRAAVHSSLARREDALKVLHERQIALLRQWRQDAVRRDSAMSGGLLFRLLETVNAIAAGLGTTG; from the coding sequence ATGCCCGACGCCGACGCGGCCATACCGGAAAAACTGCAGCGCGACCTCGATTACCTGATGGATTGCCTGGCCGAGATGTTCAACGGGCTGGGCGAGTCACAGCTCGCCGCCTGCCTCCCCAAGACCGGATCGATGGCCCCCTCGGAGGACTGCAAGTTCGTGCGGGCCTGGTCCATCGCTTTCCAGCTGCTCAGCATGGCCGAGGAAAACTTCGCCGTGCAGACGCGGCGGGCGGTTGAGACGAGCCAGGGGCTGGTGGCGGAGCCCGGCCTTTGGGGGCGCGTGCTGGAGAAGCTGAACAAAAGCGGGGTGCCGCAGGACCAGGTCGCGGAACTGCTCGGACAGATCAGGGTGGAACCGGTGCTCACCGCCCACCCCACCGAGGCGAAACGGGCCTCTGTGCTGCGGCACCTGCGCGAGCTCTACCTCCTGCTGGTCAAGCGTGAGAACACGGTCTGGACCCCTCTGGAGCGGGACGACATCCGGGAGGAGATCGTGACCATGCTGGAACGGCTCTGGCGCACCGGCGAAATCCACCTGGAGAAGCCGCAGGTCCTGAACGAGCTGGCGGCCATCATCTACCACCTGCGCGAGATATTCCCCCAGGTGATCCCGATCCTGGACAAGAGGATCTGCCGCGCCTGGCGCGAAGCGGGACTGCCCCGGCCTCTCTCTCCACTCACCGACCGCCTGCCCCGGGTCTCCTTCAGCACCTGGGTGGGGGGCGACCGGGACGGCCACCCCCTGGTGACTGCCGACGTCACCCAAGCCACGCTCAGGGAGTTGAGGCTGAACGCGCTCATGTTGATCCACGGGCAGCTCACCACCCTGGGCAGCCGGCTCAGCATCTCGCGGCTGCTGCTCCCCCCTCCCCCCGAACTGACCAGGCGCCTGGAGACGCTGGCTGCACCGACGGGGACATTGGGCGTCGAGGCGCTCAAGCGCAACCCCGAGGAGCCCTGGCGCCAACTGGTCAACCTGATGAAGGCGAAACTCCCGGTCGACGTCTCGGGCGGGGAGGAGATGCTCTGCGGCGACGCCGGTTCCCGCTACTGCCACTCCCGGGAACTCGAGGACGACCTGCGCCTGCTCAGGGACACCCTGGTTGCCAGCGGTGCCACGCGGCTCGCCCTCGCCGACGTGGTACCGGTTTTGCGCAGCGTGGAGGTGTTCGGCTTCCACCTGGCATCCCTGGACATCCGGCAGAACAGCGCCTTTCATGACAAGGCGGTGGAGCAGTTGCTGGCGGCGGCCGGGCTGGTGGAACGGGGCTTCTCACAGTGGCAGGAGCCCGAGCGCCTCGCCTTCCTCGATCGTGAACTCGCCTCCCCCCGCCCCTTCCTGCTCCCCGGCGCCAAGCCCGGCAAGGAAGCCGAAAGCGTAATCAGCTGCTACCGCGTGCTGGCGGCCCAGATCCGCGACTACGGCCCCGACTCGCTGGGTGCCCTCATCGTCAGCATGACCCGTTCCCTTTCCGACCTGCTGGTGGTCTACCTGCTGGCGCGTGAAGCGGGGCTCGTGGTGAGCACGGGCGAGGGACTCGCCTCCCTCCTGCCCGTGGTCCCCCTCTTCGAGACCATCAAGGACCTGGAAGGGAGCGCCGCCATCCTGGAACAGTTCCTGGCGCATCCCATGACCCGGCGCACCCTGGCCCAGCTTGGCGGTGAACAACCGGTGCAGCAGGTCATGGTCGGCTACAGCGACAGCAACAAGGACGGCGGCATCATGGCGAGTCTATGGGGGCTGTACCGCGCCCAGGAGGCGATGCTGGCCGCCGCGCGACGCCAGGGGGTGAGCCTGCGCTTCTTCCACGGCAGGGGGGGCACCATCAGCCGCGGCGCCGGCCCTACCAGCCGTTTCCTGCGCGGTCTCCCCGATGGATCGGCGGCAGGCGACCTGCGCCTCACCGAGCAGGGTGAGGTGATCTCCCAGAAGTACTCCAACCCGCTTAACGCCGCCTACCACCTGGAGCTGCTGCTCGCCGGCACCGCCGGCGTCAGCATCCCGCAGCGCGACAGGCCGGGACCGGGACACCCGCTAGAGCCGGTCATGGACCGTCTCGCCCAGCGTAGCCGCCTGGCCTATCAGCAGTTGCTGGAGAGCGACGGCTTCGTCACCTTCTTCCGCGAGGCCACCCCCATCGACGTCATCGAATCGAGCAGCATCGGTTCCCGCCCGGCGCGCCGTACCGCCCAAGCAAGCCTCGCCGACCTGCGCGCCATCCCCTGGGTCTTCAGCTGGAGCCAGGCCCGCTACTTCCTCTCCGGCTGGTACGGCATCGGCTTCGCCCTGGAAGAGCTCATGAACCATGACCCAGCCCTGTTCGGCAAGCTGGTGCGCAACTGCCAAAGCTGGACGGTACTGCACTACATCGTCAGCAACGCCGCCACCAGCGTTGCCAGCGCCAACCTCGGCATCATGAGCAACTACGCCGAACTGGTGCGCGACGCGGCGATCCGGGAGCCGATTTTCGTCACCATCGCCGATGAGTACCGGCGCACGATGCGCATGCTCGAGGAGATCTACGGCGGGTCGCTGGCCGAGCGGCGCGCCGCAGTGCACAGCTCGCTGGCCCGGCGCGAAGATGCCCTCAAGGTGCTGCACGAGCGCCAGATCGCCCTCTTGCGCCAGTGGCGCCAGGACGCCGTGCGCAGGGACAGCGCCATGTCGGGAGGGCTCTTGTTCCGGCTCCTGGAGACGGTCAACGCCATCGCAGCCGGGCTGGGCACCACCGGCTGA